From Miscanthus floridulus cultivar M001 chromosome 15, ASM1932011v1, whole genome shotgun sequence, the proteins below share one genomic window:
- the LOC136508877 gene encoding early nodulin-like protein 18 translates to MCSSTSPSRSRTKARISQHSKDRRAEHIRTRQRTPISTDSARTRSSYLARSMARLLPSAVAAVAITAAVLVAGLPAAWAASPAADDAPPYRNHTVGGTDGWFFNVKTNATSGDYSDWAAGETFYLGDYLIFKTNDNSSVVQTTNATTYALCDASEDLEQTTSIYGGGGGGGGGLEQNSTIAVALTFEGTNYFFSEADGGVQCQQGMRFEIKVEHGQGLPPSLEHPSPAPKGRVLAPPPAGTAFSGTGGVEPGDGAGDNGGAGRNGACRAAAAGGQFLGLAIVVSLAVLVAT, encoded by the exons ATGTGCAGCAGCACTAGCCCCTCCCGGTCGCGTACAAAAGCCCGGATCAGCCAGCATTCCAAGGACCGCAGAGCAGAGCACATCAGAACGAGACAACGAACTCCAATCTCCACCGACAGCGCTCGAACCCGATCGAGCTACCTTGCGAGATCCATGGCGCGGCTCCTGCCATCCGCGGTAGCCGCCGTGGCCATCACGGCCGCCGTCCTGGTGGCAGGCCTACCAGCCGCGTGGGCTGCCTCACCGGCGGCGGATGATGCGCCGCCGTACAGGAACCACACCGTGGGCGGCACCGACGGGTGGTTCTTCAACGTCAAAACCAACGCAACGTCCGGCGACTACTCCGACTGGGCCGCCGGCGAGACCTTCTACCTTGGCGACTACCTCA TTTTCAAGACGAACGACAACTCGTCGGTGGTGCAGACCACCAACGCCACCACGTACGCCCTCTGCGATGCCAGCGAAGACCTGGAGCAGACGACGTCCAtctacggcggcggcggaggcggcggtggcggcctcGAGCAGAACAGCACCATAGCGGTCGCTCTCACCTTCGAGGGAACGAACTACTTCTTCTCCGAGGCCGACGGAGGCGTGCAGTGCCAACAGGGGATGCGGTTCGAGATTAAGGTCGAGCACGGCCAGGGCCTGCCGCCCTCGCTTGAGCACCCGTCACCGGCACCCAAAGGCCGCGTCCTCGCTCCGCCGCCGGCGGGGACAGCATTTTCGGGCACCGGTGGGGTTGAGCCTGGCGATGGCGCCGGAGACAACGGCGGCGCTGGCAGGAACGGTGCGTGCagagcggcggcggccggcggtcAGTTCTTGGGGTTGGCTATTGTTGTCTCTCTAGCGGTTTTGGTTGCTACCTGA